AAGCGGCAAACGAGAGCGAACGCGTATTGAAATCGCCTGAGCCAGCGGCATATTTCTTATCTTTCGGTGCTAGCACATTGGATCATGAATTGCGTGTTTATGTGGGTAAATTAGGTGATCGCACGATCACGATTGATTTCCTAAATCGTCGTATTAATCAATTGTTTGCAGAAAATAATATCGAAATTGCCTTTAATCAGCTTGATGTGTTTATTAAAAATCAAGCGACTAACGAAGAAGTGCAATTAGTTTCGAAAAAATTAAATTAAGTAAGGAAGTGAAATGGCTGGAAATAGCATTGGTCAACTTTTTCGTGTGACTACTTTTGGTGAGTCGCACGGTATTGCATTAGGTTGTATTGTCGATGGCATCCCGCCGGGGTTAGCGTTAAGCGAACAGGACATTCAACCGGATCTTAATCGTCGTAAACCGGGAACATCGCGTTATACCACTCCGCGTCGTGAAGATGATGAAGTGCAGATTTTATCCGGCGTTTTTGAGGGAAAAACGACGGGAACCAGTATCGGTATGATCATCAAAAATGCTGATCAGCGTTCGCAAGATTATGGCGAAATCAAAGATCGTTTTCGCCCGGGACATGCGGACTATACCTATCAACAAAAATATGGATTGCGTGATTATCGTGGCGGCGGTCGTTCTTCTGCGCGTGAAACAGCGATGCGTGTAGCAGCGGGAGCAATTGCTAAAAAATATTTGCGCGAACATTTTGGTATTGAAGTGCGAGGCTATTTATCACAAATCGGGCAAGTGCAAATTGACCCAGTAACGGTGGCAGATGTTGCTAAAATCGATTGGCAACAAGTGAACAGTAATCCGTTTTTTAGTCCGGATCA
This portion of the [Pasteurella] aerogenes genome encodes:
- the aroC gene encoding chorismate synthase, with protein sequence MAGNSIGQLFRVTTFGESHGIALGCIVDGIPPGLALSEQDIQPDLNRRKPGTSRYTTPRREDDEVQILSGVFEGKTTGTSIGMIIKNADQRSQDYGEIKDRFRPGHADYTYQQKYGLRDYRGGGRSSARETAMRVAAGAIAKKYLREHFGIEVRGYLSQIGQVQIDPVTVADVAKIDWQQVNSNPFFSPDQSAVEKFDELIRELKKEGNSIGAKLTVVAENVPVGLGEPVFDRLDADLAHALMSINAVKAVEIGDGFAVVTQKGTEHRDEMTPEGFCSNHAGGILGGISSGQPIIATIALKPTSSITIPGQSVNLDNQPVEVVTKGRHDPCVGIRAVPIAEAMMAIVLLDHLLRFKAQCK